A stretch of DNA from Malus sylvestris chromosome 9, drMalSylv7.2, whole genome shotgun sequence:
CCCCACATCTCGGGCTgtactccgtcgtagcacgatattgtccactttaagccccgaccacgccatcatagttttgtttctgggaactcacacgagaacttcttaATGGgttacccatcatgggattgctctcgtgtgaactcgcttaacttcggagttccgatggaacttgaagccagtaagctctcaaaatgcctcgtgttaggtagatATACATATAATGCTTACAAGattcactcccttgggcgatgtgggatgttacaatccacccccttaggggcccaacgttCTCGTTAGCACACTTCCGGGCAGGggttggctctaataccaaattgtcacatcccggcccaggccccGACCATATCCAGGCTCGACTCCGACGTAACACGATAttatctgctttgggccccaaccacaccatcacggttttgtttctggaaacttacacgagaacttcccaatgggtcacccatcatgggattgctctcgcgcaaagtcgcttaacttcggagtttcgatggaacccgaaaccagtaagctcccaaaaggcctcgtgctaggtagagataagaatatacatataaggcttacatgatccattcccctgggcgatgtggaatgttacagTTCAGGCTTTGTTGGGGCTCACCTAACAACATCGTCATCTTGTTGTTTTCTTATGTAAGACAAAGTGTAGTGAGACTATGATTTTATAGAAGCAGCGTAGTTTGGGTTTTGACAAATCTTTTGCATGGGGGTTGACTGTATTTTGGATTAACAAGGTGGAGATTGTGATTTTATCTTTTTCAGTGAACCATATAGATATAGAATGTAGGGTAGAAGGGGTGGAGCAGAAGTGGAAGTTAACAAGTGTTTATGGAAATCTGATTAAGGTAACTAGACATCTATCATGGTCATTACTTAAGACCTTGGGTCAACGAGGCTCTTTGCCGTGGATTTGTATGAGGGACTTTAACGAAATCCTGAAAGTAGTTAGGTGGCAATCAACGTCGGGAAAGTCAAATGGATGGGTTCCAAGAGGCGATTCATACATGTCAGTTGATTAACCTTGGCTTTGTAGGGACCGTGTATACATGGACAGACAATAGGGAGGATGAAGTTAGATGTAGACTTGATTGAGTTTTCGCATCTCAATGGTGGCGTAATCTGTTTCCGGTGGCAAGGGTGTGTCATCTCAATCCTTCTAAGTCAGATTATCTCCCTACTTTGGTGGAGATTAGGAGTTCAATAGAGTCATCCAGTAGGAGGAAGTGTAAAAGGTTTCAGTTTGAGGAGATGTGGCTCCGGGAGGATAGTTGTGAGAAGACTATTAGCTCGACATGAAGTAAACCAATGGTGGGCCTTCATCTCTTCCAAGTCTGTGAAAATATTTGTTTTACCTGGTGTGCTTTGCTTGCTTGGCAAAATGAGGTTTTTGGTTATATGAAGGCTAAGATTGTGAAGGTTCAGGATAAGTTAAGGGTGTTGTTTGAGCACTCTATTTCAGTTGAGGTTCATGAAGCAATGAGTGAATTGATGGGGCAATCAGATTCACTTCTTAGAAGGGATAAGACTTATTGAAGACAACGGTTGTGGGTCAAGTGGTTACAAGAGAAGGTTAAGAATATGAAGTTTTTTCATTTACGTTCGTCAAATCGTAAACGGAAAAATCATATTAAAGGGTTATGGGATATGAATAGGGTTTGGCAGGATTCGAGGGTTAGCATTGAAGACACGACTGTGGGTTATTTTCAGAATATTTTTCATTCTCGGGGTGTCTTAGACCGTGCGGTGCAGGAGGTTTTGGGGGCATGCTCACGACGTGTTACTACGGAAATGAATGAGGAACTGTTGGGGCCTTACTCGAATAAGGAGATCTGGTTTGCCCTCTTCCAGATGCACTTGTCCAAAACCCCGGGACCGGACGATATGTCACctctattttttcaaaaaaattggcATGTTGTAAGTCATGATGTGGTGAATGTTGTTCGGTCTTTTCTCACATCTCGAAGATTGCTACGGGATGTGTGTTTCACTCATGTAATCTTAATTCCCAAGGTGAATTAGCCGCAGGAGACGTCACAGTTGCGTCCGATAAGTTATGTAATGTCATTTATAAGATCGGAGCAAAGGTGATTGCGAATCATTTGAAgaaatttttgaatttaataATTTCTCTGCATCAGAGTGTTTTCATTCCAGGGCATTTGATTTCTGATAATACTTTGGTAGCGTTGGAAATTGGTCATTATCTACATAATAAACGGTAGGGACAGGAATGTTCTTTTGCTCTCAAACTGGATCTTAGTAAGGCCTACAATAGGGTGGAGTAGGACTTTATGGAAGCTATGATGTTGAAGTTAGGGTTTGATAGTAGATGTGTGTCGGTGGTGATGATGTATGTGATATTTATGTCATACTCCTTTTTGGTTAATGGGGAAGCTTGTGGGTATGTGCAGTCATCCCGTGGTCTCCGTCAGGGGGATCCGTTATCTGCTTATTTATTCCTTCTTTGCATTGAGGGTTTGTCGGCACTTATTGCACATAAGGAACAGAGGGGAGTTCTTAGTgggattagggtttgtgaggctATGCCAAGTATCCATCATTTATTGTTTGTTGATGATAGTTTCTTGTTTGGTAAAGTTAATTtggatgaatgtgctgaggtcCAACATATTTTGGATGTTTTCTCCCAAGCGTTAGGGCAGAAAATAAACTTGGGGAAAAGCAGTATAACGTTCTGTGCAAACGTGTGTGGCCAAGAGAAGCAAAGGCTTGCAAATTTTCTCGGGGTCCAATTGGTGGAACGACATGAACGTTATTTGGGCCTGCCTAtgtttgtgatgaagaataaacGCCAAACTTTTGCTTATATCAAAGAACGGGTTCACAAAAGGTTGAGTGGGTAGAAATGGAAGTGCTTAGATGGAGCAGGGTATGAATTGCTTGTGAAAGTTGTGGCTCATGCGTTGTCTTCATATGCTATGAATTGTTTTCTGCTTCCGAAGACTTTTTGTGATGAGTTACATAAGCTAATGGCTCGATTTTGGTGGGGTAGCAACCCAAACTCGAGGAAGATTCATTGGAAATCATGGGATAAATTGTGCATTGCTAAACTGGAAGGTGGTATGGGGTTCCAGAATCTTTATGCTTTTAATTTGACTGTTATAGCAAAACAAGGTTGGTGAATAGTCCAACATCCAGACTCTTTAACGGCAAGGTTGTTAAAAGCTAAGTATTTTCCCAATACTTCCTTTTGGGACGCCCCGGTGTCTTTGTCTTCCTCCTATTGTTGCTCTAGTATACTTAAAGCTAGAATGGTGTTGGAGAATGGTTCAAGATGGTTGATTGGGGATGGAGCTTCGGTGTGGGTTTGGAAGGATATGTAGGTGCCGCGACCCTCGACCTTTCGTCCCATAACGATGTCGCCTCATTCTCAGGAGGATATGAGGGTTTGTAAGCTCATTGATGTGGACAAGAAGACGTGGAATGACACAATGTTGATCGAGCTTTTTGAGGAGGAAGACATGGAGCATATTCGTGCTTTGCCCATTAGTTATCGGCTTCCGCCTGATAAACCAATCTGGCATTATAATGACCGGGGTACTTTCACTATTAAAAGTATGTATTGGGTTGCATGAGATTCTATTAAGCCACCGGTACTTAGTGTGTCTTCTTCTGCTTCAAGAGGTAGTCCATTTACTTCTTTATGGAAGACTATATGGAAGGCCAAAGTCCCGCCGAAAATGCAGAATATGGTGTGGAAAACTTGTCAGAATATTTTCCGACGAAAAAGAACTTATCGAAGAAATGAGTATCATCGGATTTGACATGTGTTTTCTGTAATTGAGCATCGGAGACTGTGGTGCATGTTCTTAAGGAGTGTTATTTTGCTAGAGCTACATGAGTTGTGACCTCGTGCATCTTTCTGGTTAACTCCGTCCTTTGTGGTTCGGTCAAGGAGTGGTTTTTATGGCTGTTACAAACTAAGCAATCTACTTTCGACTTCATTTGTATGGTGGTCTGGCATACTTGGTTGGTGAGGAATGATCGCATTTGGAACGGGAAGCAAGAGACCCCTGAAGTTGTGGCCCAAAGAGCCGTGGCATGGTTACAAGAGTTCCAAGCGGTGGCAGACCATGCACTCATAGTACAACAACAGACGCCGATAATTAGGTAAGGGGATGAAAGTGGTTCGATGGCTGGAGAGGTGGTGGAAGATTGGGTGAGAGTGAATGTGGACGGAGCTACGAAATTGCAGGCTCAGGTGGGTGGGGCTGGTGCCGTGATCCATGACGCGCAAGGTGCTTTTGTGGCTGTAATGGCATGCTTTCTTCCCAATGTTTCCTTGGCTCTTCATGCTAAATTGTTAGCAATTAAGCATGGAGTGGAGTTGGCTTAACAACTTGGCTATCAAAAGGTTCAAGTCGAAAGTGATTATTCTCAAGCAATTTCTATTGTCAATTCTTGTGTGGATCGGGTTTCAGCTATGGACTTGCTAGCGGGAGATGTCTTACATAGTGcaactttttttattgttttgaagTTTATTTCTATTTATAGGAATAATAATGGTAGAACGGGACTTGGCTGCTGGCTAGACACGTATCCAAGTTGTTGATTTTTTAATCACAACTTGCCCTACTGATCACCAATCATGGTTAGACACGTATCCAAGTTGTTGATTTTTTAATCACAACTTGCCCTGTTGATCACCAATCACGGCTGGACACGTGTCCAAGTTGTGATTAAAAAATCAACAACTTAGATACGTGTCCAGCCATGATTAGTAATCAGCAGGTGCTGCTGAAAAAATCAATAACTTGGATATATGTCCAGTCGTGATTGGTGAGGGGTGCTCTGATTCTTTCACCAGTCAAGTTGTATCAATAATGGTATTGCCTATTGTTTGGCAAAGGTAGCAGTGTCTAGTGGAACTCGCTTAATTTGGATTGAGGAGAGTGTTATTCTGGATCTCCTCATCCAAGGAACGTTTCCAAGTTAATGATATcgtttttcttcaaaaaaatttGGCCAAGAACAAACATTTCTTTAGGTAGCTTGCTAAGGGTCACCCTAGGTCTCTAAAACCCTCCTAGTACCCCTCTCTCTTTCCACCACAAACGACCCATAGGCTTCTTAAATCTCAGAAAATGGTGTACAAACCATGGAAGATCATCCCCCGGCCATTGCTAGAAACCGTGCTCAACAACCACGCCCAGCGCCACCGCGTGCCTCAGCCTCTGATCCTCCACGGCCCCAGAGGCGCCGGCAAAACCACCCTTATCCTCGAACGTAATCACccttttactctctctctctctccatacctctctctctagattctaACACTTCGTCTTTCTCCAGGTCTGCTGGGGGAGTGGAACAAAGGCCCTCACCTCACCGGCTACGTCGACTTCGCCGAGTCCATCAAAGACCACCACCTGCAGTTCAATCAGTCGTTTCCATGGGCTTCCTGGTCCAATTGCCCGCCGACCACTTTACCCAATTGCCGAACCAAGCTCGAAAGCTGCCTCGAATCCATGGCTCACAAGGGCGTCCAGCTGGGTTCCATCAGCTCCCATCAAATCTTCTCCACTCTCAGCAAATGGCACGGTCTTAACACGGCTCTCCGCCACGTTATTGCCGGCAATGGGGCTGCTAAGAACACTGTTTCTGAGAAAGCTTCCGGGTCGGTTTTGTGGGATCGGGCGGTGTTCGCGCTAAGTGCTCGATGTGATGCCCAAGAGATTGATGGGATTTTGGGTTTGactgagaagaagaagaatgtgcCGTTGGAAGAGGCTTCGTATTATAGGGAGGCCGTTGTGGCATTGAGATTGGCAAAGGAGGTGATTAAGCAGCAGCAAAGTTGGAGGGCTAATGCCATTGCTCATTTGAATCGGACTGGTGGATTTTCAAGGTCTTTAGCGAATTCATGTACTGATTGGCCTTGTTTATTGATGGAGTTGTTGTCACAAGCAGCTGAAATTGATCATTTTCAGGTAATAAAGTTCACATTTTTGGTTGCTTATACTCATGCTTAGTATTTGCTGAAATTTTGTGTGGTTTTGATTAGTGTATGGAGTTTTTATGAATCTCTAATTGTGATGTTTCTTATTGTATGGAGCAGCCTAAGCTGGTTATTAACAATGTCGAAGTTTTAAAGAATGCGATTCTGTTGGATGAGAATTCATCAGTCTGCGGATCCATGTATCACGACAGTCTAATATGGAGACTAATTGCTTTAGGTGCAAATGAGAGGTGCTTTCCTGTTGTACTCGTGACATCGGATAGGTGAGATTCATTCCTAGCCGTTTGTGTTTCTTTAACATCATATCACTTATACATTTATATGTCACAAAGTTAATATTTAACCTTTTAAACTTCTGCAGTGGCCTTCTTTTCAGTTTATTTCCTACTTTTCagtttattttcttgtttgtttgAATTCTAATTCCTGTTGCTTTGTTACAGTTACTATTCATACCTAGCTTACATGGATTTTGGATTTCCAGACATATTCATCTCTCGTGAGGTACTTAAACTGAGACTCTGAAACCGTATTACTCTAAAGATGCATGGTTATACAAGATCATTACATGTGTTTGCATTTGCCTTTACTTCATTGACCAAAAGGAACAAACACTAGTTATTCTTTTCTGCTGTGCAGATACTAATACCTTAAGCTTGAAGCATGAAGCATGGGAACATTTGTTCCGTGACTTGTATCGTGCTCAATTCTATATTTTGGGACGTGGTTCACTAGATTtgagattttcttttttaatttcttttttaattagccgaccccacttagtgggaaaaggctttgttgctGTTGTTGTACATGTTGTGCCTGGTATGAACCCATAATGTGTTCTTGTCTGGAATGGCTTATCATGTGACTGTTCCTGGTATCAACTTAGACTGACATGTCATTTCGGGGCCTGTTCTAAAATGTCGTGTTCATGTTTTGAATATTGTGAGGATACTGGAGGTTATCATGGATTTATACTTGGTTTGTTCTGCAGGCTTTTGGCTGGAGTCCCCAGGAAGCTAAGTTACAGATGGTTACTGAATATTTCAGTAATTCAGAGGTAATACGCTTCTCTAATTTTGAATAAACATACTTTCCAGTGTAGTAAAATTGGGCAGGGGGAAATAAAAATCGATCTGTTTTCCTACTAATCCTGAAATTATGTCCATCAGATTTCCTGAcgattcttcattttcttgcactttttttt
This window harbors:
- the LOC126583411 gene encoding uncharacterized protein LOC126583411 isoform X1, with protein sequence MVYKPWKIIPRPLLETVLNNHAQRHRVPQPLILHGPRGAGKTTLILERLLGEWNKGPHLTGYVDFAESIKDHHLQFNQSFPWASWSNCPPTTLPNCRTKLESCLESMAHKGVQLGSISSHQIFSTLSKWHGLNTALRHVIAGNGAAKNTVSEKASGSVLWDRAVFALSARCDAQEIDGILGLTEKKKNVPLEEASYYREAVVALRLAKEVIKQQQSWRANAIAHLNRTGGFSRSLANSCTDWPCLLMELLSQAAEIDHFQPKLVINNVEVLKNAILLDENSSVCGSMYHDSLIWRLIALGANERCFPVVLVTSDSYYSYLAYMDFGFPDIFISREAFGWSPQEAKLQMVTEYFSNSEWSVIAEVFGPNPRHLFELYALKQANYYQLLEDNKDSTFEDIVDSYLAYLQITVVNPAMEKALGLLQKFAADARSGKFSKDRLRFGAPWRHPPPKNYPTMCLGWAKIQLMDFVQSLINTEFGINYLADCKLEIMDDPSAVALVEVGLLYAQRDPSIIRPISRGIQRCIVRWLVQERMQMSYPKFVQYKWQRFMRGRSYRHLMLQVGYK
- the LOC126583411 gene encoding uncharacterized protein LOC126583411 isoform X3; translation: MVYKPWKIIPRPLLETVLNNHAQRHRVPQPLILHGPRGAGKTTLILERLLGEWNKGPHLTGYVDFAESIKDHHLQFNQSFPWASWSNCPPTTLPNCRTKLESCLESMAHKGVQLGSISSHQIFSTLSKWHGLNTALRHVIAGNGAAKNTVSEKASGSVLWDRAVFALSARCDAQEIDGILGLTEKKKNVPLEEASYYREAVVALRLAKEVIKQQQSWRANAIAHLNRTGGFSRSLANSCTDWPCLLMELLSQAAEIDHFQPKLVINNVEVLKNAILLDENSSVCGSMYHDSLIWRLIALGANERCFPVVLVTSDSYYSYLAYMDFGFPDIFISREAFGWSPQEAKLQMVTEYFSNSEWSVIAEVFGPNPRHLFELYALKQANYYQLLEDNKDSTFEDIVDSYLAYLQITVVNPAMEKALGLLQKFAADARSGKFSKDRLRFGAPWRHPPPKNYPTMCLGWAKIQLMDFVQSLINTEFGINYLADCKLEIMDDPSAVALVEVGLLYAQRDPSIIRPISRGIQRCIVRW
- the LOC126583411 gene encoding uncharacterized protein LOC126583411 isoform X2, encoding MVYKPWKIIPRPLLETVLNNHAQRHRVPQPLILHGPRGAGKTTLILERLLGEWNKGPHLTGYVDFAESIKDHHLQFNQSFPWASWSNCPPTTLPNCRTKLESCLESMAHKGVQLGSISSHQIFSTLSKWHGLNTALRHVIAGNGAAKNTVSEKASGSVLWDRAVFALSARCDAQEIDGILGLTEKKKNVPLEEASYYREAVVALRLAKEVIKQQQSWRANAIAHLNRTGGFSRSLANSCTDWPCLLMELLSQAAEIDHFQPKLVINNVEVLKNAILLDENSSVCGSMYHDSLIWRLIALGANERCFPVVLVTSDSYYSYLAYMDFGFPDIFISREAFGWSPQEAKLQMVTEYFSNSEWSVIAEVFGPNPRHLFELYALKQANYYQLLEDNKDSTFEDIVDSYLAYLQITVVNPAMEKALGLLQKFAADARSGKFSKDRLRFGAPWRHPPPKNYPTMCLGWAKIQLMDFVQSLINTEFGINYLADCKLEIMDDPSAVALVEVGLLYAQRDPSIIRPISRGIQRCIVRCFTTQGDDKMI